Proteins co-encoded in one Corylus avellana chromosome ca9, CavTom2PMs-1.0 genomic window:
- the LOC132191938 gene encoding geraniol 8-hydroxylase-like, which produces METHFFLLCITLLFFFFLRWFLRKSHTKKLPPGPTGLPIIGNLLQLGPSPHETLSAMAKIYGPLMSLRLGSITTVVASSPDAAKEILQTHDKTFANRPIPDSVAAQPHPEDTLAWVPGDHRWRNRRRVCTTQMFTAQRLDFLQHLRHRKVHQLLAHLQKHCDAGTAVDVGSLAFATTLNLMSNTIFSVDLVDPEFATAQEFKELVWRIMEDAGKANVSDYFPVVRRFDLQGVRRHVEVSYLRLHEIFDEIIAERLKVRTASDESKRHGDFLDVLLDRCQEDASDFTVENIKPLILDLFIAGSDTSGSTTEWAMAELLHNPETLQKARNELLQVIGPQGEIKESDIDRLSYIHAIVKETLRLHPPVPLLLPYIAANDAQVCGYTIFKENQVLINAWSISRDPQYWADPLSFKPERFLGSNVVDFKGRDFEYIPFGAGRRICPGLPLAHRMVNLMLASVLHAFNWKLPMGITPEKLDMSEQYGITLKKAVSLCAIPYIEEKK; this is translated from the exons ATGGAAACCCACTTCTTCCTGCTGTGCATTAccctcttgttcttcttcttcctccgaTGGTTTCTCCGCAAATCTCACACCAAAAAGCTTCCACCAGGCCCAACTGGCCTCCCAATCATTGGCAATCTCCTCCAACTAGGCCCCAGCCCCCATGAGACCCTCTCCGCCATGGCCAAGATCTACGGGCCCCTCATGTCCCTCCGCCTTGGCTCCATCACCACCGTCGTCGCCTCCTCCCCGGACGCCGCCAAAGAAATCCTCCAAACCCATGACAAAACTTTCGCCAACCGCCCCATCCCTGATTCCGTTGCTGCCCAACCCCATCCCGAAGACACCCTCGCCTGGGTCCCCGGAGACCACCGGTGGCGCAACCGCAGGCGCGTATGCACCACCCAAATGTTCACGGCCCAGCGCCTCGACTTCCTCCAACACCTCCGCCATCGGAAAGTCCACCAGCTGCTGGCGCACTTACAAAAGCACTGCGACGCCGGCACGGCAGTCGACGTAGGCTCGCTCGCCTTCGCCACCACGTTGAATCTAATGTCGAACACGATCTTCTCCGTCGACTTAGTCGACCCGGAGTTCGCGACGGCTCAGGAGTTCAAGGAGCTGGTCTGGAGGATCATGGAGGACGCCGGGAAGGCGAACGTTTCGGACTACTTTCCAGTGGTAAGGAGGTTTGATTTGCAGGGAGTGAGGCGGCATGTAGAGGTTTCGTACCTGAGGCTGCATGAGATATTCGATGAGATCATAGCGGAGCGATTGAAAGTAAGAACGGCGTCGGATGAGAGCAAGAGGCATGGTGATTTCTTGGACGTACTTCTTGATCGGTGCCAAGAAGATGCCTCCGACTTCACTGTTGAAAATATCAAACCATTGATTCTG GATTTGTTTATAGCCGGAAGTGATACATCCGGATCAACTACAGAGTGGGCAATGGCGGAGCTCCTCCACAACCCTGAAACACTGCAAAAGGCGAGAAATGAACTTCTTCAAGTGATTGGCCCACAAGGGGAGATCAAAGAATCAGACATTGATCGACTTTCATATATCCATGCAATCGTGAAGGAGACCTTGCGCCTTCACCCGCCAGTGCCGCTTCTCTTGCCTTACATAGCAGCAAACGACGCACAAGTTTGCGGTTACACCATTTTCAAAGAAAACCAAGTTCTCATAAATGCATGGTCTATCAGCAGAGATCCGCAGTACTGGGCTGATCCGCTGTCGTTTAAGCCTGAACGATTCCTGGGATCCAATGTCGTCGATTTCAAAGGCCGGGATTTCGAGTATATACCATTTGGAGCTGGCCGGAGGATTTGCCCCGGCTTGCCGCTGGCTCATAGAATGGTTAACTTGATGCTGGCTTCCGTTTTACATGCCTTCAACTGGAAGCTTCCCATGGGAATCACCCCAGAGAAGCTTGACATGTCTGAGCAATAtggaatcacgttgaagaaggcAGTTTCTCTATGTGCCATTCCCtacatagaagaaaaaaaataa